One stretch of Ailuropoda melanoleuca isolate Jingjing chromosome 20, ASM200744v2, whole genome shotgun sequence DNA includes these proteins:
- the INSM2 gene encoding insulinoma-associated protein 2: protein MPRGFLVKRTKRTGGSYRVRLAERVFPRLGPQEVPHFPEEASSAPQPGAEQVAPPTLEEAAAARELSGSSCRAARVSPGEGGQEGAAEWRADDRDCPGPSPSPTKPAGAELRRAFLERCLSSPVSAESFPGGAAAVAAFSCSAAPAAAPTSGEQFLLPLRAPFPEPELHPDPAPLSATLHGLKRAAGNERRAKTSLGCTSGPAAAGVKKPKAMRKLSFADEVTTSPVLGLKIKEEEPGAPSRGLGGSRTPLGEFICQLCKEQYADPFALAQHRCSRIVRVEYRCPECDKVFSCPANLASHRRWHKPRPTAANAATVSSADGKPPPSSSATSPDSGAVASFLAEGKENGRAERAADQHLQARDSSRAEQHQDSSPHQGLQVLSHPEPPLPQVPYTEGVLGRRVPGPSSATGVGGHEIFMCPYCHKKFRRQAYLRKHLGTHEAGSARALAPGFGSEHGASLAFACPLCGAHFPSADIRDKHRLWHAVREELLLPALAGAPPEAPSPGGASDGSAQQIFSCKHCPSTFFSSPGLTRHINKCHPSESRQVLLLQMPLRPGC from the coding sequence ATGCCGAGGGGCTTCCTGGTAAAGCGAACTAAACGGACAGGCGGCTCATATCGAGTGCGCCTAGCTGAGCGGGTCTTCCCCCGGTTGGGGCCCCAGGAGGTGCCGCATTTTCCTGAGGAGGCTTCCAGTGCCCCCCAGCCCGGTGCGGAGCAGGTGGCACCCCCCACCttggaggaggcggcggcggcccgTGAACTGTCGGGGTCGTCCTGTCGGGCGGCTAGGGTGAGCccgggggagggtgggcaggaaggTGCTGCAGAGTGGAGGGCGGATGATAGGGATTGTCCcgggcccagccccagccccacgaAGCCGGCGGGCGCGGAGCTGCGCCGGGCATTCCTGGAGCGCTGCCTCAGCTCACCGGTCTCTGCAGAGTCCTTCCCCGGGGGTGCCGCCGCAGTGGCTGCTTTCTCCTGCTCGGCGGCGCCAGCCGCTGCACCGACCTCGGGGGAGCAGTTCCTGCTGCCGCTCCGGGCACCGTTCCCAGAGCCAGAGCTCCATCCAGACCCTGCGCCCCTCTCGGCCACCCTGCATGGCCTGAAGCGGGCGGCTGGCAACGAGCGCCGTGCCAAGACATCTCTGGGCTGCACGTCTGGACCTGCGGCCGCCGGAGTCAAGAAGCCAAAGGCCATGAGGAAGTTGAGCTTCGCCGATGAAGTGACCACGTCCCCTGTCCTAGGCCTGAAGATCAAGGAGGAGGAGCCCGGAGCACCGTCCCGGGGCCTGGGGGGCAGCCGCACGCCACTGGGGGAGTTTATCTGCCAGCTATGCAAGGAGCAGTACGCAGACCCTTTCGCTCTGGCTCAGCACCGCTGCTCCCGCATCGTACGCGTAGAGTACCGCTGCCCCGAGTGCGACAAGGTCTTCAGCTGCCCTGCGAACCTCGCCTCCCATCGCCGCTGGCACAAACCGCGTCCCACAGCGGCAAATGCCGCCACAGTCTCTTCAGCAGATGGGAAGCCACCTCCTTCGTCTTCCGCGACCTCCCCGGACTCTGGGGCTGTTGCATCTTTCTTGGCGGAGGGGAAGGAGAACGGCCGGGCAGAGCGTGCGGCCGATCAGCACCTGCAGGCGAGGGACAGCTCCAGGGCGGAGCAGCACCAGGACAGCTCCCCACACCAGGGCCTCCAGGTGCTGTCCCACCCTGAGCCACCGCTGCCTCAGGTCCCCTATACGGAGGGGGTGTTGGGGCGCCGGGTGCCTGGGCCAAGTAGTGCCACTGGTGTCGGGGGACACGAGATCTTCATGTGCCCGTATTGCCATAAAAAGTTCCGTCGCCAAGCCTATCTGCGCAAGCACCTAGGCACTCACGAGGCAGGCTCTGCTCGTGCGCTTGCCCCAGGCTTTGGCTCCGAACACGGTGCCTCCCTCGCCTTTGCTTGCCCACTGTGCGGGGCGCACTTCCCGTCCGCGGACATCAGGGACAAACACCGGCTGTGGCACGCCGTCCGCGAGGAGCTGCTCCTGCCTGCTCTGGCCGGGGCGCCCCCTGAAGCGCCGAGCCCAGGCGGAGCATCCGACGGGAGTGCTCAGCAAATTTTCTCTTGCAAGCACTGCCCGTCCACTTTCTTTAGCTCCCCGGGGCTGACCCGGCACATAAATAAGTGCCACCCGTCAGAAAGTCGGCAGGTCCTGCTGCTGCAGATGCCGCTGCGGCCTGGCTGTTGA